In the Coleofasciculus chthonoplastes PCC 7420 genome, one interval contains:
- a CDS encoding M16 family metallopeptidase, whose protein sequence is MTKNRSILRFLHWTVHLKKYPWRSILGAFLVVTLVWSSIPLGALARSETPPTNAQSIQPYLDGVLDQVTEFSLDNGMKFIVLERHQAPVVSFATYADVGGVDEPVGKTGVAHFLEHLAFKGTNQIGTRNYQAEKPLLNRLDQLAAQIKAAKKAGNEAKVAELKEEFAQVEAQAASLVKQNEFGQIVEQAGGVGLNAATSADATVYFYSFPSNKLELWMSLESERFLEPVFREFYKEQEVILEERRLRTDNSPIGQMIEAFLDTAFQVHPYRRPVIGYDEDIRNLTRDDVRQFFETHYVPSELTMAVVGDVDPDEVKELAQTYFGRYEAKPAAPEVSIVEPPQQQTREVTLELQSQPWYLEGYHRPSRTHPDHVVYEIIGRLLSDGRTSRLYESLVQEKQVALSAAGFSGFPGDKYPNLMLLYALTAPGHSVEEVATALREEIEQLKTEPVSAQELERVKTQARAGLLRSLDSNMGMARNLVEYQVKTGDWRNLFNELQAIAKVTPADIQRVAQATFTPDNRTIGQLLSSQ, encoded by the coding sequence ATGACAAAGAATCGATCTATTTTGCGTTTTCTGCATTGGACTGTTCACTTGAAAAAATACCCCTGGCGCTCCATCCTAGGAGCGTTCTTAGTCGTAACTCTAGTATGGAGTAGTATCCCGTTGGGGGCTTTGGCTCGCAGCGAAACCCCACCAACGAACGCCCAATCAATCCAACCTTACTTGGATGGCGTCCTTGACCAGGTGACGGAGTTTAGCCTGGATAATGGGATGAAGTTTATCGTTCTAGAACGGCATCAAGCCCCCGTTGTCTCCTTTGCCACCTATGCTGATGTTGGTGGCGTTGATGAACCTGTAGGCAAAACGGGTGTGGCTCACTTTCTGGAACATTTAGCCTTTAAGGGAACCAACCAAATCGGCACTCGAAATTATCAGGCAGAAAAACCCCTGTTAAACCGCTTGGATCAGTTAGCGGCACAAATTAAAGCCGCGAAAAAAGCTGGGAACGAGGCAAAGGTTGCCGAATTAAAAGAGGAGTTTGCCCAAGTTGAAGCCCAAGCCGCTAGCTTGGTCAAGCAAAATGAGTTTGGTCAAATCGTTGAACAAGCGGGAGGTGTGGGGTTAAATGCCGCCACGTCAGCCGATGCGACGGTTTATTTCTACAGCTTCCCCTCCAACAAACTGGAACTGTGGATGTCTTTGGAGTCGGAACGCTTCCTGGAACCCGTGTTTCGGGAATTTTACAAAGAACAAGAGGTGATCCTCGAAGAACGGCGTCTGCGAACCGACAACTCGCCCATCGGTCAAATGATCGAGGCGTTTCTGGATACCGCGTTCCAAGTCCATCCCTATCGGCGTCCGGTAATTGGGTATGACGAAGACATCCGCAACCTGACTCGTGACGATGTGCGACAATTCTTTGAAACCCACTATGTTCCCAGTGAATTAACCATGGCGGTAGTGGGTGATGTTGATCCCGATGAGGTTAAAGAGTTGGCTCAAACGTACTTCGGACGCTATGAGGCAAAACCAGCCGCCCCTGAAGTCAGCATCGTCGAACCTCCCCAGCAACAAACGCGGGAAGTGACGTTGGAACTACAGTCTCAACCCTGGTATTTAGAAGGATATCATCGACCCTCTCGTACCCATCCTGACCATGTAGTGTATGAAATTATCGGGCGTTTACTCAGCGATGGTCGCACCTCTCGCCTGTATGAATCGTTGGTTCAAGAAAAACAAGTCGCCCTCTCCGCTGCCGGATTTAGCGGGTTTCCGGGAGATAAGTATCCCAATCTGATGCTGTTATATGCCCTAACTGCACCCGGACACAGTGTTGAAGAAGTCGCGACAGCCCTGCGAGAAGAAATTGAGCAACTCAAAACCGAACCCGTTTCAGCCCAAGAGTTGGAACGAGTGAAAACCCAAGCCCGTGCTGGCTTATTGCGATCGCTCGATTCTAATATGGGAATGGCACGTAATTTAGTGGAATATCAGGTGAAAACAGGCGACTGGCGCAATCTGTTTAATGAACTCCAGGCAATCGCCAAAGTTACACCGGCTGATATCCAACGGGTGGCTCAAGCCACGTTTACACCCGACAATCGCACCATTGGACAATTGCTATCAAGTCAATAG